One Megalops cyprinoides isolate fMegCyp1 chromosome 17, fMegCyp1.pri, whole genome shotgun sequence DNA window includes the following coding sequences:
- the LOC118792426 gene encoding hydroxycarboxylic acid receptor 2-like, producing the protein MMQALENCTTENPTVYLFFSSFIAVVFILALPLNLTILYTFVFKFRFWRDNILILNLVLADLLLLITLPMKIYNFSHNLRRSEDDATCKTMLFMLFLNRGASIVFLTVISIDRYFLVVQKKNLLKVMKKTPLISVLIWVLLLPLTVPTTLRTFECCNSYGREKDNFTDTLREIVFFTQILIPFAILVFCTVQVVRRLKRKTVGNKTKLRRAVFLVTSVVLVFSVCFLPCTISRMVLLIARVNELHNEERIAVQVFDGFTCFSYMDCLLDPLVYCFCSTKFKNAYILNMTNCAFLLKRKKPKDMSQEPTICTLNQATTS; encoded by the coding sequence ATGATGCAAGCACTGGAGAACTGCACCACAGAGAATCCCACAGTGTaccttttcttctcctccttcatcgCTGTGGTGTTCATTCTGGCTCTGCCTTTGAACCTAACCATCCTGTATACTTTCGTTTTCAAATTTAGATTTTGGAGAGACAACATCTTGATCTTAAACCTGGTCTTGGCCGACTTACTATTACTGATCACCTTGCcaatgaaaatatacaatttCAGCCATAATCTGAGAAGGAGCGAGGATGACGCAACATGCAAAACTATGCTCTTCATGCTGTTCCTAAACCGAGGTGCCAGCATCGTCTTCCTGACGGTCATCTCTATCGACCGCTACTTCCTTGTGGTCCAGAAGAAAAACCTCCTCAAGGTGATGAAAAAGACCCCTCTCATTTCTGTCCTAATCTGGGTGCTGCTGCTCCCGTTGACCGTGCCCACCACGCTAAGGACCTTCGAGTGCTGCAACAGCTACGGCCGCGAGAAGGACAATTTCACCGACACCCTGAGGGAGATTGTGTTTTTCACCCAGATTCTCATCCCTTTCGCCATCCTGGTCTTCTGTACAGTGCAGGTCGTGCGGAGGCTAAAAAGGAAGACAGTGGGGAACAAGACAAAGCTTCGCAGAGCGGTGTTTCTGGTCACCTCCgttgtgcttgttttttctgtctgtttccttcCCTGCACCATATCGAGAATGGTCCTGCTGATTGCGAGAGTCAACGAACTGCACAATGAAGAAAGAATTGCGGTTCAGGTCTTTGATGGTTTCACATGTTTCTCCTACATGGACTGCTTGCTGGATCCACTAGTGTATTGCTTCTGCAGCACCAAgttcaaaaatgcatacatattgaACATGACAAACTGTGCATTTCTTCTGAAAAGGAAGAAGCCCAAAGATATGAGCCAAGAACCAACAATTTGCACACTGAACCAGGCAACTACAAGTTAG